AATCTCGTCGGGCTCGTGCTGACCCACGCCCATGAAGACCATTTCGGTGCGATCATCGATCTGTGGCCGCGCCTGCAATGCCCGATCTACGCCACGAAATTTTCCGCCGCGCTGTTCGAGGCGAAGTGTGCGAGCGAGCGCAACCCGCCGAATATTCCTGTCACGGTGATCGAATCCGGCGGACGTATCGACATCGGCCCTTTCAATGTCGAATTCGTCGCCGTGCAGCATTCGATTCCGGAATCCCATGCGCTGGCGATCCGCACCGCCGAAGGGCTGGTGATTCACACCGGCGACTGGAAGCTCGATCCGACGCCGCTGATCGGCGAGCCGACCAACGAGAAACGCTTGCGCGAACTCGGCGACGAGGGTGTGCTGGCGCTGGTCGGCGATTCCACCAATGCCGTTCGTGAAGGCCGCTCGGCCTCCGAGCGGGAAGTCGCGCTGGGCCTCGCCGAGATCATCAAGGCCGCGAAGGGGCGGGTGGCGGTGACGACCTTCGCCTCGAATGTTTCGCGGATGCGCGCCGTGGCGGAAGCCGCGCGCGAGGCGGATCGTGAAGTCGTACTGATCGGCCGCGCGATGGAGCGCGTGGCGCAGGTGGCGCGCGAGACCGGTTATCTCGACGGCATCGCGCCGTTTCGCGGCGCGGACCTCTACGGTCACTTTCCGCCGAACAAGGTACTGGCGCTGTGCACCGGCAGCCAGGGCGAGCCGCGCGCGGCGCTGGCGCGCATCGCCAATGACGATCATCCCGAGGTGACGCTCAACAAGGGCGACACCGTGATCTTTTCCTCGCGCACCATTCCGGGCAACGAGAAGGCGGTGGGAGCGATCATCAACGGTCTCGTCAGTCAGGGCATCAAGGTCATCACCGACCGCACCCATATGGTCCATGTCTCCGGCCATCCGCGCCGCGACGAACTGCGCGACATGATCTCGTGGGTGCGGCCGCAACTCTTGATCCCCGCGCATGGTGAGGCGTTGCATCTGTCGGAACATGCGAGCCTCGCGCGGTCCTGCGGCGTGCCTAAAGTGCTGGTGTGCAGGAATGGCGATCAGGTTCGGCTCGCGCCCGGCGAGCCCGCCATCGTCGAACAGGTGCCGTCCGGCCGCCTTTACAAGGACGGCAAGATTCTGGAGGACCAGAATGCGCGCGCGGTGGTGGCGCGGCGGCGGCTGGCATTTGCCGGTGGCGCGTTCGTCGCATTGGCGCTGACGGAGCAGGGCGAACTGGCGGACGACCCCCAGGTCGATCTGGTCGGAATCCCCGAGCGGAACGCGGCGGGCGAACTGATGGATGAACTGATCTACGACGTCGCGGTTGCGACTTTCGACAATCTGCCGCGCGCCAAGCGGCGCGATTCCGATGCCGTAGGTGAAGCGATACGGCGCGCGGTGCGCTCGGCCATCGCCGAGCAATGGGGCAAGAAGACGGTCTGCGTCGTCCACGTTCTGGAGGTCTGAGAAGC
The nucleotide sequence above comes from [Pseudomonas] carboxydohydrogena. Encoded proteins:
- a CDS encoding ribonuclease J, with product MARADELSFVPLGGIGEIGMNLSLYGLGKGRQRSWLAVDLGVSFGNEEHLPGIDVVMPDIRFIESEKKNLVGLVLTHAHEDHFGAIIDLWPRLQCPIYATKFSAALFEAKCASERNPPNIPVTVIESGGRIDIGPFNVEFVAVQHSIPESHALAIRTAEGLVIHTGDWKLDPTPLIGEPTNEKRLRELGDEGVLALVGDSTNAVREGRSASEREVALGLAEIIKAAKGRVAVTTFASNVSRMRAVAEAAREADREVVLIGRAMERVAQVARETGYLDGIAPFRGADLYGHFPPNKVLALCTGSQGEPRAALARIANDDHPEVTLNKGDTVIFSSRTIPGNEKAVGAIINGLVSQGIKVITDRTHMVHVSGHPRRDELRDMISWVRPQLLIPAHGEALHLSEHASLARSCGVPKVLVCRNGDQVRLAPGEPAIVEQVPSGRLYKDGKILEDQNARAVVARRRLAFAGGAFVALALTEQGELADDPQVDLVGIPERNAAGELMDELIYDVAVATFDNLPRAKRRDSDAVGEAIRRAVRSAIAEQWGKKTVCVVHVLEV